A genomic stretch from Komagataeibacter xylinus includes:
- a CDS encoding murein hydrolase activator EnvC, which produces MDATARLQQTEQQAADIDDRIGDLHAEQAALRQQLATQVARLAPLLPLAERLSLYPADTLLAVPLPADRAVTGLLVVHGMMTDIARQARAIHDRRARLLALDDELGRQQQQMRQVVTQRESQRDAVNRAAHAALEAQQRSNAAAQSATQAVEEAARRASDVQDAITRIEETEEQAEKNLEQAARAAERAHNMQAATAARRQAHEMADGAGPGISTANASAGAPVAGTVLTGWGHPTESGPATGITYAPPSRASVRAPCTGRIDFAGPFRTYGQMMILDCGKHYRFVLAGLGEIAVAAGQQVSRGAAVGQMPQWSGGGSRPTLFVQLRHGGSTVNPAPYL; this is translated from the coding sequence GTGGACGCCACGGCCCGGCTGCAACAGACCGAGCAGCAGGCCGCCGATATTGACGACCGTATTGGCGACCTGCATGCCGAGCAGGCGGCACTCCGCCAGCAGCTTGCAACCCAGGTCGCCCGCCTCGCCCCCCTGCTTCCGCTGGCCGAGCGCCTGTCGCTCTACCCCGCCGACACATTGCTGGCCGTGCCACTTCCCGCTGACCGCGCCGTGACCGGCCTGCTGGTGGTGCACGGCATGATGACCGACATCGCCCGGCAGGCCCGCGCCATACATGACCGCCGCGCCCGCCTGCTCGCCCTTGATGATGAACTCGGCCGCCAGCAGCAGCAGATGCGTCAGGTCGTAACCCAGCGCGAAAGCCAGCGCGATGCGGTCAACCGCGCCGCCCACGCCGCCCTTGAGGCCCAGCAGCGCTCGAATGCCGCAGCGCAAAGCGCCACGCAGGCAGTGGAAGAGGCCGCCCGCCGCGCATCAGACGTGCAGGACGCCATCACCCGCATCGAGGAAACCGAGGAACAGGCCGAAAAAAATCTTGAACAGGCCGCCCGCGCCGCCGAGCGCGCGCATAACATGCAGGCCGCCACCGCAGCCCGCCGCCAGGCGCATGAAATGGCCGATGGCGCGGGCCCCGGCATCAGCACCGCCAACGCCAGCGCGGGCGCGCCCGTGGCGGGCACGGTGCTGACCGGCTGGGGCCACCCGACCGAAAGCGGACCCGCCACCGGCATTACCTACGCGCCGCCCTCACGCGCAAGCGTGCGCGCGCCATGCACGGGGCGCATTGATTTTGCCGGGCCGTTCCGTACCTATGGTCAGATGATGATCCTTGACTGTGGCAAGCATTACCGCTTCGTGCTGGCGGGACTAGGCGAGATTGCGGTAGCCGCGGGCCAGCAGGTCAGCCGTGGGGCGGCGGTGGGGCAGATGCCGCAATGGAGCGGCGGCGGCTCGCGGCCAACCCTGTTCGTGCAGTTGCGCCACGGGGGGAGCACGGTCAATCCGGCGCCATACCTGTAA
- a CDS encoding S41 family peptidase has translation MKFRNGLLIGCAFLAGIVAAPQIAHYSASRWGGFAPMAHAADTVSKDDNSPQEIEQLMFLFGYVLEKVKANYVEPVSTRDLITNALNGMLSGLDPHSSYMTEKQFSDLQVQTKGSFGGLGLEVQGEDGHVRVVSPIDDTPAARAGIKPGDFIVAIDGKNIDGQPLDQVVTRMRGKPDTRITLTLIREKTPKPVIVTLTRAIIPLQVIKSALYDTIGYIRIAQFNEETQSGLMAAYKKLQAQTHNKMAGLIIDLRSDPGGLLTQAIDVGSDFVRSGEIVSTRARHPQDSQRWDAHNTDITGGLPIVVLINGGSASASEIVAGALQDHQRAVLLGEKTFGKGSVQTILPIPGEGAIRLTTARYYTPSGRSIQGLGIIPDIPVREAHDDSGYSIHEADLAHIIKNRGGNTAQAPTRTDLPAIAKTIPAQPPASWPEYDPTKPTTDFQLQEGLRVVRSMAGLPVSPEPPAPHADKAAAPAPAAATPAPKVAPPAATLPAAPATTPDAPPPATPAPPPAPAEKQAPAAPATPAVPAAPAHP, from the coding sequence ATGAAATTCCGTAATGGCCTGCTGATCGGTTGCGCCTTTCTTGCAGGGATCGTGGCGGCCCCGCAGATTGCCCACTATTCAGCCAGCAGGTGGGGCGGCTTCGCCCCCATGGCCCATGCGGCGGATACAGTCTCGAAGGATGACAATTCCCCTCAGGAAATCGAACAGCTCATGTTCCTGTTCGGTTACGTGCTGGAGAAGGTGAAGGCCAATTACGTCGAGCCGGTCTCGACGCGCGACCTCATCACCAACGCGCTCAACGGCATGCTGAGCGGGCTGGACCCGCACTCCTCCTACATGACCGAGAAGCAGTTCTCCGACCTGCAGGTCCAGACCAAGGGCTCGTTTGGCGGCCTCGGCCTGGAGGTGCAGGGCGAGGACGGGCACGTGCGCGTGGTCTCCCCCATCGATGATACGCCTGCCGCCCGCGCTGGCATCAAGCCCGGTGACTTCATCGTGGCGATCGATGGCAAGAACATCGATGGACAGCCGCTCGATCAGGTCGTGACCCGCATGCGCGGCAAACCCGATACGCGCATCACCCTGACCCTGATCCGTGAAAAGACGCCCAAGCCCGTCATCGTCACCCTCACACGCGCCATCATTCCGCTGCAGGTCATCAAGTCCGCGCTGTATGACACTATCGGCTATATCCGAATCGCGCAGTTCAACGAGGAAACGCAGTCCGGCCTGATGGCGGCCTACAAGAAACTGCAGGCCCAGACCCATAACAAGATGGCGGGCCTGATCATCGACCTGCGCTCCGACCCCGGCGGCCTGCTCACCCAGGCGATCGATGTGGGCTCCGACTTTGTCCGCAGTGGCGAGATCGTTTCCACCCGCGCCCGCCACCCGCAGGACAGCCAGCGCTGGGATGCGCATAATACCGACATTACCGGCGGTCTGCCCATTGTGGTGCTGATCAATGGTGGCTCGGCCTCGGCCAGTGAAATCGTGGCCGGTGCGCTGCAGGACCATCAGCGTGCCGTACTGCTTGGCGAGAAGACCTTTGGCAAGGGCTCGGTGCAGACCATCCTGCCCATTCCCGGCGAGGGTGCGATCCGCCTGACCACGGCGCGCTACTACACGCCATCAGGCCGGTCCATCCAGGGTCTGGGCATCATCCCCGACATTCCCGTGCGCGAGGCGCATGATGATAGCGGCTACAGCATTCACGAAGCCGATCTTGCGCACATCATCAAGAACCGGGGCGGCAATACGGCCCAGGCGCCCACGCGCACCGATCTGCCCGCCATAGCCAAGACCATCCCGGCCCAGCCGCCCGCAAGCTGGCCGGAATATGACCCGACCAAGCCCACGACCGACTTCCAGTTGCAGGAAGGGCTGCGGGTCGTGCGCTCCATGGCCGGGCTGCCGGTGTCGCCCGAGCCACCCGCACCCCATGCGGATAAGGCAGCGGCCCCTGCGCCTGCTGCCGCGACACCGGCCCCCAAGGTCGCGCCGCCTGCCGCCACATTGCCCGCGGCACCTGCCACCACGCCGGATGCACCGCCGCCCGCAACTCCTGCCCCTCCGCCCGCACCGGCGGAAAAGCAGGCCCCCGCGGCCCCGGCAACGCCTGCGGTGCCCGCAGCGCCGGCTCACCCCTGA
- a CDS encoding threonine ammonia-lyase, translated as MITLEDITAAAKRIKGRVLHTPTIPCQTLSRATGADIVLKLDNLQAVGSFKERGAANKLALLTPRERERGVITVSAGNHAQGVARHASLLGIDAVIVMPRFTPAAKVTRTAAWGATVVLEGNNFAEATAHANMLCQREGRVFVHPYDDPEVMAGQGTFALELFEDAGPLDTFVCPIGGGGLLSGCAVAGRALQPGMDIIGVQVENFSSLAGFPGDEVMPPGGATIAEGIAVLQIGRQPLEVIRELVSSVLVVPESAIETAITMLAEGAKQVSEGAGATALAAVLTYPELFRGKRVALPITGGNIDSRILANTLLRSLLRDGRLLCLKMEIPDRPGVLADISRKIGDEGGNIIEVSHQRLFTTPSVQAAELEVMIEARDPEHARALEAELAKTYIVRRA; from the coding sequence GTGATCACGCTTGAAGATATCACCGCAGCCGCAAAGCGGATAAAGGGGCGCGTGCTGCACACGCCCACCATCCCGTGCCAGACCCTCTCACGCGCGACCGGCGCGGATATCGTGCTCAAGCTCGATAACCTGCAGGCGGTGGGCTCGTTCAAGGAGCGCGGGGCAGCCAACAAGCTCGCCCTGCTCACCCCGCGCGAGCGCGAGCGCGGCGTGATTACCGTATCAGCGGGCAACCATGCGCAGGGTGTGGCCCGCCATGCCTCACTGCTTGGTATTGACGCGGTGATTGTCATGCCGCGCTTTACCCCTGCCGCCAAGGTCACGCGCACTGCTGCGTGGGGGGCCACCGTGGTGCTTGAAGGCAACAACTTCGCCGAGGCCACGGCACATGCCAACATGCTGTGCCAGCGCGAGGGGCGCGTGTTCGTGCACCCCTATGATGACCCCGAGGTCATGGCCGGACAGGGCACGTTCGCGCTCGAACTGTTCGAGGATGCTGGCCCGCTTGACACCTTCGTCTGCCCCATTGGCGGTGGTGGCCTGCTCTCGGGCTGCGCCGTGGCCGGGCGGGCGCTCCAGCCGGGCATGGACATTATTGGCGTGCAGGTGGAAAACTTTTCCTCGCTCGCGGGTTTCCCCGGTGATGAGGTCATGCCACCGGGCGGGGCCACCATTGCCGAGGGCATCGCGGTGCTGCAGATCGGCCGCCAGCCGCTCGAGGTCATTCGCGAACTCGTCTCCAGCGTACTGGTCGTGCCGGAAAGCGCGATCGAGACCGCAATTACCATGCTGGCCGAAGGCGCCAAGCAGGTGAGCGAGGGCGCGGGGGCCACGGCCCTTGCCGCCGTGCTGACCTACCCCGAACTGTTCCGGGGCAAGCGCGTGGCGCTGCCCATTACGGGTGGCAATATCGACAGCCGCATCCTGGCCAACACCCTGCTGCGCTCGCTGCTGCGCGACGGGCGGCTGTTGTGCCTGAAAATGGAAATACCCGACCGCCCCGGCGTGCTGGCCGACATCTCGCGCAAGATTGGCGATGAGGGCGGCAACATCATCGAGGTCTCGCACCAGCGCCTGTTCACCACGCCAAGCGTGCAGGCCGCCGAGCTTGAAGTGATGATCGAGGCGCGTGACCCCGAACATGCCCGGGCACTCGAAGCCGAACTGGCCAAGACCTATATCGTTCGCCGGGCCTGA
- the greA gene encoding transcription elongation factor GreA, which produces MQKFPMTAPGLERLEDELRKLKSEERPAIIRAIAEARSHGDLSENAEYHAARERQSFTEGRIQELEEIVSSVEVIDPASLSGDQVKFGARVKLVDEETDREATYQIVGVYEADIKQGLLSISSPLAKSLIGKSVGDSVSVPAPGGDRTYEILEVTYG; this is translated from the coding sequence TTGCAGAAATTTCCGATGACAGCCCCCGGGCTCGAACGGCTTGAAGACGAACTGCGCAAGCTCAAGAGTGAAGAACGCCCCGCGATCATACGCGCCATTGCCGAAGCGCGGAGCCATGGCGACCTTTCGGAAAACGCAGAATACCATGCCGCGCGTGAGCGCCAGTCCTTTACCGAAGGCCGCATTCAGGAACTTGAGGAAATCGTCTCCTCCGTGGAGGTGATCGATCCCGCCTCGCTCTCGGGCGATCAGGTCAAGTTTGGCGCGCGCGTCAAGCTCGTCGATGAGGAAACCGACAGGGAAGCCACCTACCAGATCGTGGGCGTGTACGAGGCCGACATCAAGCAGGGGCTTCTGTCCATTTCCTCGCCGCTGGCCAAGTCGCTGATTGGCAAGAGCGTGGGCGACAGCGTGTCCGTGCCCGCCCCCGGCGGCGACCGGACCTACGAAATCCTGGAAGTTACCTACGGCTAG
- the upp gene encoding uracil phosphoribosyltransferase, giving the protein MTEPATPHDAGVVVVDHPLVQHKLTLMRERQTSTGEFRRLARELSLLLGYEAMRDLPLEPVEINTPMERMEARRLAGKKLCLVSILRAGNGILDGLLDLVPSARIGHVGLYRDPETLEPVEYYLKLPDDVGNRICLVVDPMLATGHSAVAAIDRLKQAGCNRMVFVCLLASPEGVACLRRAHPDVRIVTCAIDRGLDEHGYIRPGLGDAGDRLFGTK; this is encoded by the coding sequence ATGACCGAGCCTGCCACCCCGCATGATGCGGGTGTTGTTGTTGTCGATCACCCGCTGGTGCAGCACAAGCTGACGCTGATGCGCGAACGCCAGACCTCGACCGGGGAATTCCGCAGGCTTGCGCGTGAACTCAGCCTGCTGCTGGGCTATGAGGCAATGCGTGACCTGCCGCTCGAGCCGGTGGAAATCAACACCCCCATGGAGCGCATGGAGGCCCGGCGGCTGGCGGGCAAGAAGCTGTGCCTTGTTTCGATCCTGCGCGCTGGCAATGGCATTCTTGACGGGCTGCTCGACCTTGTGCCCTCGGCGCGTATTGGTCATGTCGGGCTGTACCGCGACCCTGAAACGCTGGAGCCGGTCGAATATTACCTCAAACTGCCCGATGATGTCGGCAACCGGATCTGCCTTGTGGTTGACCCCATGCTGGCCACAGGCCACAGCGCCGTGGCCGCCATTGACCGGCTGAAGCAGGCTGGCTGCAACAGGATGGTGTTCGTATGCCTGCTCGCCTCGCCCGAAGGGGTGGCCTGCCTGCGCAGGGCGCACCCCGATGTGCGGATCGTGACCTGCGCGATTGATCGCGGGCTGGATGAGCACGGCTATATCCGCCCCGGTCTGGGCGATGCGGGAGACCGGCTGTTCGGTACGAAATAA
- the gpmI gene encoding 2,3-bisphosphoglycerate-independent phosphoglycerate mutase: MNDHETVNTPPRPVMLVVLDGFGWREDEANNAVRAARTPAFDKLWATGPRAFLKTCGEDVGLPGGQMGNSEVGHLNIGAGRVVMQELPRISTGLADGTVADSAVMRDFIAALKKTGGTCHLMGLVSPGGVHAHQDHAVALARIVRAAGVPVTMHIFTDGRDTAPQSGHGYVCKLLSALPEGVRIGTVSGRYYAMDRDRRWDRVEKTYNAIVAGEGPHAGDALDVLDKAYEAGTTDEFVIPTVIGEYGGMRDGDGVLSFNFRADRIRQLLDALLEPDFEGFTRTKLVNFAAVTGMTRYSDRLAELITVLFPPQSLHDLLGDVVSAAGLKQLRMAETEKYPHVTYFLNGGREAQLAGEDRIMVPSPKVATYDLQPEMSAPELTDRAVEAIGSGKYDLIVLNFANADMVGHTGVLSAAIKAVEAVDTGLGRIAHAIEHAGGALLVTADHGNAETMFDPETNGPHTAHTLNVVPVVLAGGPQGIGLHDGRLADLAPTLLQLMHLPQPAAMTGHSLLDGPTPS, from the coding sequence ATGAACGACCATGAAACGGTGAACACCCCGCCCCGCCCCGTCATGCTGGTGGTGCTGGATGGATTCGGCTGGCGCGAGGATGAAGCCAATAACGCGGTCAGGGCCGCCCGTACCCCCGCTTTTGATAAATTATGGGCGACCGGCCCCCGCGCCTTCCTGAAAACGTGTGGCGAGGACGTGGGCCTGCCGGGTGGGCAGATGGGCAATTCCGAGGTCGGCCACCTCAATATCGGCGCGGGCCGCGTGGTCATGCAGGAACTGCCGCGCATCAGCACGGGCCTGGCCGATGGCACGGTGGCAGACAGCGCCGTGATGCGCGATTTCATTGCCGCGCTGAAAAAAACCGGCGGTACCTGCCACCTCATGGGCCTTGTCTCGCCCGGTGGCGTGCATGCGCATCAGGATCATGCCGTGGCGCTTGCCCGTATCGTGCGCGCAGCCGGCGTGCCGGTGACCATGCACATCTTTACCGATGGCCGCGACACCGCCCCGCAATCCGGGCACGGCTATGTGTGCAAACTGCTCTCGGCCCTGCCCGAGGGCGTGCGCATCGGCACCGTGTCAGGCCGCTATTACGCCATGGACCGCGACCGCCGCTGGGACCGGGTGGAGAAGACCTACAACGCCATCGTAGCCGGTGAAGGCCCACATGCGGGTGATGCCCTCGATGTGCTCGACAAGGCCTATGAGGCTGGCACCACCGATGAGTTCGTCATCCCCACCGTCATCGGCGAATATGGCGGCATGCGCGATGGCGATGGGGTGCTGAGCTTCAACTTCCGCGCCGACCGCATCCGCCAGTTGCTCGATGCGCTGCTCGAGCCGGATTTTGAGGGTTTTACGCGCACGAAACTGGTCAACTTCGCCGCTGTCACCGGCATGACCCGCTACAGCGACCGGCTGGCCGAGCTGATTACCGTGCTGTTCCCGCCGCAGTCCCTGCATGACCTGCTGGGTGATGTGGTGAGTGCTGCCGGGCTGAAACAGCTGCGCATGGCCGAGACGGAAAAATACCCGCACGTGACCTACTTCCTCAATGGCGGGCGTGAAGCACAGCTTGCGGGCGAGGACCGGATCATGGTGCCCTCCCCCAAGGTCGCGACCTATGACCTCCAGCCCGAAATGTCGGCCCCCGAACTGACCGACCGCGCGGTGGAGGCGATCGGCAGCGGCAAATACGACCTGATCGTGCTCAACTTCGCCAATGCCGACATGGTGGGCCATACCGGCGTGCTCTCTGCCGCCATCAAGGCGGTCGAGGCGGTGGATACGGGGCTGGGCCGCATTGCCCACGCCATCGAACATGCAGGCGGCGCATTGCTGGTCACCGCCGATCACGGTAATGCGGAAACCATGTTCGACCCCGAAACCAACGGCCCCCACACCGCGCACACGCTCAATGTGGTGCCCGTGGTGCTCGCGGGTGGGCCGCAGGGCATCGGGCTGCATGATGGCCGCCTGGCCGATCTGGCCCCCACGCTGCTGCAGCTCATGCACCTGCCCCAGCCCGCCGCCATGACCGGGCACTCACTGCTGGATGGGCCCACGCCATCCTGA
- a CDS encoding RNA pyrophosphohydrolase, protein MTSQTVLPYRPNVGALVFNLRGQVLVARRTDMPGAGGPPDEGVWQCPQGGIDEGETPQVAVLRELHEEIGTDRAEILAAYPEWLSYDLPAHLIGKALGGRYRGQTQQWFALRFTGQDADIRLDTHQPAEFDLWKWVELAQLPHLNVGIKKDIYARLAAYFAPYATAS, encoded by the coding sequence ATGACCAGCCAGACCGTCCTGCCCTACCGCCCCAATGTGGGTGCGCTCGTGTTCAACCTGCGCGGGCAGGTACTTGTCGCCCGCCGCACCGACATGCCGGGCGCGGGTGGCCCACCGGATGAAGGCGTGTGGCAGTGCCCGCAGGGCGGCATTGATGAAGGCGAAACCCCGCAGGTTGCCGTATTGCGCGAACTGCATGAGGAAATTGGCACTGACAGAGCCGAGATCCTGGCTGCCTACCCCGAATGGCTCAGCTACGACCTGCCTGCCCACCTGATTGGCAAGGCGCTTGGTGGCCGCTACCGGGGGCAGACGCAGCAGTGGTTCGCCCTGCGCTTTACCGGGCAGGATGCCGACATACGGCTGGATACGCACCAGCCCGCCGAATTCGATTTATGGAAATGGGTGGAGCTTGCGCAGTTGCCCCACCTCAATGTCGGCATAAAAAAAGATATTTACGCTAGGCTTGCCGCCTATTTCGCGCCTTACGCCACTGCCAGCTGA
- the msrB gene encoding peptide-methionine (R)-S-oxide reductase MsrB, giving the protein MSDPASRGGAACGCLSPEQLRILREHGTERPGSSPLNNEKRAGEYRCAGCGTPLFYSGTKYESGSGWPSFFEAIPGAVGTTTDTTHGMTRTEVHCAQCHGHLGHVFPDGPPPTGLRYCMNGLALTFVPRDGAG; this is encoded by the coding sequence ATGTCTGATCCCGCAAGCAGGGGAGGTGCCGCATGCGGCTGCCTGAGCCCCGAGCAGTTGCGCATATTGCGCGAACACGGCACCGAGCGCCCCGGCTCCAGCCCGCTGAATAACGAAAAGCGTGCTGGGGAATATCGTTGCGCGGGCTGTGGCACGCCGCTGTTTTATTCTGGCACGAAATATGAAAGTGGCAGCGGCTGGCCTTCGTTTTTCGAGGCCATTCCCGGCGCGGTCGGCACCACCACCGATACCACCCACGGCATGACCCGCACGGAGGTGCACTGCGCGCAGTGCCACGGGCATCTGGGCCATGTGTTTCCCGATGGGCCGCCGCCTACCGGCCTGCGCTATTGCATGAACGGGCTGGCCCTGACATTCGTGCCGCGTGACGGTGCTGGCTGA
- a CDS encoding NUDIX domain-containing protein — MTGVIRVVCAAVIEHERLLVVRKRGTTAFMLPGGKPEAGESPEQALLREIDEELGCALTLRAELAGDFSAPAANEPGYTVQARIWTGQLDGTPAIAAEIAELRWITAADAAGLCLAPLLSGKTWTALARAGLMPQLAVA; from the coding sequence ATGACAGGGGTGATCCGGGTTGTCTGTGCGGCAGTGATTGAACATGAGCGTCTGCTCGTCGTGCGCAAGCGCGGCACCACGGCCTTCATGCTGCCCGGCGGCAAGCCGGAGGCGGGCGAAAGCCCGGAACAGGCGTTATTGCGTGAAATTGATGAGGAACTGGGCTGCGCCCTCACATTGAGGGCGGAACTGGCAGGTGATTTTTCAGCCCCCGCCGCCAATGAGCCGGGTTATACCGTGCAGGCCCGCATCTGGACCGGGCAACTTGACGGCACGCCCGCCATTGCCGCTGAAATTGCTGAACTGCGCTGGATCACGGCAGCCGATGCAGCAGGGCTGTGCCTTGCTCCGCTGCTCAGTGGCAAAACGTGGACGGCCCTGGCGCGCGCTGGCCTCATGCCTCAGCTGGCAGTGGCGTAA
- a CDS encoding IS630 family transposase (programmed frameshift) → MPKAYSQDLRDRVIDAVEKDGMSCRAAARRFGVSDSSAIKWVQRARRIGDRCCAGTGGHRPSKTRPERAWLLAIIDAEPDITLAALSIRLREERGVQADTGMLSRFFQSEGISFKKKRAALEQDRPDVARKRKFWKRYQADIDPTHLVFIDETWAKTNMTRTHGRCRKGERLRARVPHGHWKTLTFLAALRHDRITAPCVLDGPINGRSFLAYVEQFLVPTLKPGDIVVLDNLGSHKGDAVRKAIRAVGARMIFLPPYSPDLNPIEQAFAKLKTLLRKAAERSVETTWKRIGELIKCFSPRECANYLKNSGYASI, encoded by the exons ATGCCAAAAGCTTACTCGCAGGATTTACGAGACCGCGTGATTGATGCGGTGGAGAAAGACGGCATGAGTTGCCGGGCAGCGGCGCGGCGTTTCGGCGTGAGTGATTCTTCAGCGATCAAATGGGTGCAGCGCGCAAGACGCATCGGAGATCGGTGCTGCGCCGGCACGGGCGGGCATCGTCCCTCGAAAACCAGACCTGAACGGGCCTGGCTGCTGGCCATCATTGATGCCGAACCTGATATCACCCTTGCGGCGCTGTCGATCCGACTGCGCGAGGAGCGTGGCGTTCAGGCCGACACAGGCATGCTCTCGCGCTTTTTCCAATCCGAAGGGATCAGCTTCAAAAAAAAGCGTGCTGCCCTG GAGCAGGATCGGCCTGACGTCGCGCGCAAGCGTAAATTCTGGAAGCGCTATCAGGCCGATATAGATCCCACGCATCTGGTCTTTATCGACGAAACCTGGGCCAAGACCAACATGACGCGCACGCACGGCCGTTGCCGCAAAGGTGAGAGACTGAGAGCCAGAGTCCCTCATGGCCACTGGAAGACACTGACCTTTCTGGCTGCCTTGCGTCATGACCGGATCACCGCACCCTGCGTTCTCGACGGACCGATCAACGGGCGCAGTTTTTTGGCCTATGTCGAGCAGTTTCTGGTTCCAACACTCAAGCCGGGCGATATCGTCGTGCTCGACAATCTCGGCAGTCACAAGGGCGATGCGGTTCGCAAGGCCATTCGGGCTGTCGGGGCGAGGATGATCTTCCTGCCGCCCTACAGTCCCGATCTCAATCCGATCGAACAGGCCTTCGCCAAACTCAAGACTTTGCTGCGAAAAGCCGCAGAGAGATCCGTTGAGACAACATGGAAACGCATCGGCGAACTCATCAAATGCTTCTCTCCACGGGAATGCGCCAATTATCTCAAGAACTCAGGATACGCATCAATCTAA